Proteins encoded together in one Triticum dicoccoides isolate Atlit2015 ecotype Zavitan chromosome 7B, WEW_v2.0, whole genome shotgun sequence window:
- the LOC119341096 gene encoding disease resistance RPP13-like protein 4, with protein sequence MAMVLDAFASYIGDYLKQVVEDELGTMLGVSSEIDKLDNKLLDLKNFLADADRRNITDETVKVWVGQLKRAMYEAADILDLCQLKAMEKRGPSSVEAGCCNPLLFCLRNPFHVHEIGTRIKALNQRLDSLKERSAAFNFINLASYKEHSSSRHGNPSRETSGELDRSAVVGDKIEEDTRALVAQITRSGSEVSNNIMVVAIVGVGGIGKTTLAQKVFNDEAIQGDFSKKIWLSVNQNFSEVELLRRAIIEVRGDAQPVGNAKATLQRTLKEALIGHKTFLIMDDVWNYRAWEDVLKTPLVNAAAPGSRVLITTRDEGVARGVSAIWPYRHVDTLAPEDAWLLLKTQVLSSEINENHINTLKDIGLKIITKCGYLPLAVKVMGGLLRERGGLRRDWQHVLDDSKWSRTKMPDELNYAVYLSYEYMPSYLKQCFLYYSLLPKSRKFSMDEVVAMWISEGFIHGNSNNLEELGENYYKELVSRNLIEPDKSYVDLWVCSMHDVVRSFGQYMIKDEALVTEDGDNDIIPKLGSKKFLRLSIETNQSQSGELDWKSLQAQQSVRTLISTIQIKMKPGDSLFTFSSLRTLHIESTDMAVLVESLHQLKHLRYLRLVNADISVLPGNIGKMKLLQFLVLECNKLVNLPDSIVKLGQLSLLSLPEESMVPRGFRALTNMRRLSMFRAHMDGDWCSLDELGPLSQLRVLGLTKLENVSAASFAANARLDEKMHLIWIFLQCTSKLGDDGLVKEKEGVSEEEQQRIEKVHDKLCPPPGVELLQIEGYFGWQLPSWMMSTSMVPFNNLKTILFDDLACCIQLPNGLCQLPNLQILQVSRAPCIKHVGTGFVQATTASFPRLNEMILDRMVDWEEWEWEEQVQAMPRLRRIQLKNCKLRHVPPGLASNATSLKILFLEHVKQLSYIESFPYVVELIVDGCADLERITNLPNLQKLTIISCLKLKVLEHIPSLERLLLQDYTMEKLPEYMRDIKARHLQLFCRLWLLSAIAVGQSGTEWDKLSQVEHVKAYAGDGDSQRKWYFLYTRGDNCKLDSNISRSTVFEETLSTSMVDAQGFESVYKMRRSTFSYVCSLVRIPFLENMMARDHTFVDGRLLSLQDGVAVALRVLNSGGSPVTVGSSLGVNESTVLLVTQVFVEAMWDRAMHHCSWPGSTKLEKIKHKFDKIHGLPNCCGVVHTDHITFGSQNHDHEENDVVLVQAVVDPDMRITELWMDGDLLECIEKYAWLNGGKLKLSDGSEVGEYIIGDAGYPLRPWLLTPYQLENGLPLSESKVEFNRRHSAATSVAPRALARLKDTWKCLQGEGWQPNNQREMHRTIHTCCVLHNLVIDMEEDEGASMPSGQEGIYIEKVWKVADEDAVRVRDALAQHLIGSGVHTMAAEQEQGEVAAVASGSGDGNKEQEGRSRKGESA encoded by the exons ATGGCGATGGTGTTGGATGCGTTTGCATCCTACATCGGAGACTACCTCAAGCAGGTGGTAGAAGATGAGCTCGGAACGATGCTGGGCGTCTCCAGCGAGATCGACAAGTTGGACAACAAGCTCCTGGACCTCAAGAACTTCCTCGCAGATGCTGATAGGAGGAACATCACCGACGAGACTGTCAAAGTCTGGGTGGGTCAGCTCAAGCGCGCCATGTATGAAGCTGCTGACATCCTTGACCTCTGCCAGCTGAAAGCCATGGAGAAGCGTGGGCCATCCTCTGTAGAAGCTGGGTGTTGCAATCCCTTGCTCTTCTGCTTGCGGAATCCCTTCCATGTTCATGAGATCGGCACCCGCATCAAGGCACTCAACCAGAGGCTCGACTCCCTCAAGGAGCGGAGCGCTGCTTTCAACTTCATCAATCTTGCGTCCTACAAGGAACATAGCAGCTCTCGTCATGGTAATCCCAGCCGTGAGACGTCGGGGGAGCTTGACAGGTCGGCTGTGGTTGGGGACAAGATCGAAGAAGACACAAGAGCACTGGTGGCCCAGATCACACGTTCTGGAAGTGAGGTCAGCAACAACATTATGGTGGTCGCTATCGTAGGTGTTGGTGGGATTGGCAAGACCACCCTCGCTCAGAAGGTCTTTAATGACGAGGCCATCCAAGGTGACTTCAGCAAAAAGATATGGTTGAGCGTCAACCAGAActttagtgaggtggagctgctgaGAAGAGCCATCATTGAAGTCAGAGGAGACGCTCAGCCAGTTGGAAATGCAAAGGCCACGCTTCAACGAACCCTCAAGGAAGCCTTGATTGGCCACAAGACCTTTTTGATAATGGATGATGTTTGGAACTATAGAGCATGGGAGGATGTGCTCAAAACGCCGTTAGTCAATGCTGCTGCTCCAGGCAGCCGCGTCCTCATCACCACCAGAGATGAAGGTGTAGCCCGAGGGGTGTCAGCTATATGGCCATACCGCCACGTCGACACATTAGCACCTGAGGATGCTTGGTTATTGCTCAAGACGCAG GTACTCTCAAGTGAGATAAATGAAAACCACATAAATACGCTAAAGGATATTGGACTCAAAATTATAACAAAATGTGGGTATTTACCACTTGCCGTCAAAGTAATGGGAGGACTCTTGCGTGAAAGAGGAGGGCTACGTCGTGACTGGCAGCATGTTTTGGATGATTCGAAATGGTCAAGAACTAAAATGCCTGATGAGCTTAACTATGCAGTATACTTAAGCTATGAATATATGCCTTCTTACCTAAAGCAGTGCTTTCTGTACTACTCTCTTCTTCCTAAAAGTAGAAAATTTAGTATGGATGAAGTTGTTGCAATGTGGATTAGTGAAGGATTTATTCATGGAAATTCTAATAATTTAGAAGAATTGGGAGAAAATTACTACAAGGAGTTGGTATCTAGGAACCTGATAGAGCCAGATAAATCGTATGTTGATCTATGGGTTTGCAGCATGCATGATGTTGTTCGCTCTTTTGGTCAGTATATGATTAAAGATGAAGCACTCGTAACTGAAGACGGAGACAACGATATTATTCCTaaacttggttcaaaaaagtttctTCGGTTGTCCATAGAAACTAACCAATCACAATCCGGTGAACTTGATTGGAAATCTCTACAGGCGCAACAGTCAGTGAGAACATTGATCTCAACTATCCAGATTAAGATGAAGCCCGGTGACTCATTGTTTACTTTTTCTAGTTTGCGGACTCTGCATATTGAATCTACAGATATGGCTGTATTGGTTGAATCGTTGCATCAACTCAAACACTTGAGGTATCTAAGACTAGTAAATGCTGATATATCTGTACTTCCAGGGAACATTGGCAAGATGAAACTATTGCAATTCCTTGTCCTTGAATGTAATAAATTGGTGAATCTTCCTGATAGCATTGTGAAGCTCGGCCAGCTGAGTTTACTTTCACTTCCCGAAGAAAGTATGGTACCTAGAGGGTTTAGAGCTCTAACAAATATGAGGAGACTAAGTATGTTTCGAGCCCACATGGATGGTGATTGGTGCAGTTTGGATGAGTTGGGGCCTCTTTCCCAACTCAGAGTTCTTGGATTAACTAAATTAGAAAATGTATCTGCCGCCTCGTTTGCTGCTAATGCTAGGCTCGACGAGAAGATGCATCTTATCTGGATATTCCTGCAATGCACAAGTAAACTGGGAGATGATGGGTTGGTCAAAGAGAAGGAAGGTGTCTCTGAGGAAGAGCAGCAGCGAATCGAGAAGGTTCACGATAAGCTCTGCCCTCCACCTGGTGTAGAACTTCTTCAAATCGAGGGGTATTTTGGTTGGCAACTCCCGAGCTGGATGATGTCCACATCAATGGTGCCCTTCAACAACTTGAAGACTATATTGTTTGATGATCTGGCTTGTTGCATACAACTTCCCAATGGGTTGTGCCAGCTCCCCAATCTGCAGATTCTACAGGTCTCCCGTGCTCCATGCATCAAACATGTTGGGACTGGATTCGTGCAGGCGACAACAGCTTCATTTCCAAGGTTAAATGAAATGATCTTGGACAGAATGGTGGACTGGGAGGAGTGGGAGTGGGAGGAGCAAGTACAAGCCATGCCCCGTTTGAGAAGGATTCAGCTCAAAAATTGCAAACTGAGGCATGTTCCTCCGGGCCTTGCCTCCAATGCAACCTCTTTGAAAATATTATTTCTAGAACATGTCAAGCAGCTCAGCTACATTGAGAGCTTCCCTTATGTTGTTGAGCTTATAGTGGATGGATGCGCCGACCTGGAGAGGATCACCAATCTCCCCAATCTGCAGAAGCTTACCATCATTAGCTGCCTGAAGTTGAAGGTGTTGGAGCATATCCCTTCACTCGAGAGGCTGCTCTTGCAGGATTACACCATGGAAAAACTCCCAGAATACATGCGAGACATAAAGGCAAGGCATTTGCAGTTATTCTGCAGGCTATGGTTGCTCTCTGCGATAGCCGTTGGACAATCTGGCACTGAGTGGGACAAGTTAAGCCAAGTGGAGCATGTCAAGGCATATGCAGGTGATGGGGACAGCCAAAGAAAATGGTACTTTTTGTACACGAGAGGAGACAACTGCAAGTTGGATTCAAATATTAGCCGCTCTACTGTGTTTGAAG AAACCTTATCAACTTCTATGGTGGATGCACAAGGATTTGAGTCTGTGTACAAAATGAGAAGAAGCACCTTCAGTTACGTCTGCAGCTTGGTGAGGATCCCATTTTTGGAAAATATGATGGCAAGGGATCACACCTTTGTTGATGGGAGATTGCTGTCTTTGCAAGACGGAGTAGCTGTCGCTCTGAGGGTACTGAACTCCGGTGGCTCTCCGGTTACCGTAGGATCCTCTCTTGGTGTGAACGAGTCAACTGTGTTGCTGGTAACTCAGGTGTTTGTTGAGGCTATGTGGGACCGAGCAATGCACCACTGTAGCTGGCCTGGCTCCACTAAACTGGAGAAGATCAAGCACAAGTTTGACAAGATCCACGGCCTTCCGAACTGCTGCGGTGTTGTTCATACAGATCACATCACGTTTGGATCACAAAACCATGACCATGAGGAGAACGACGTTGTGCTAGTGCAAGCCGTTGTTGATCCCGATATGAGGATCACGGAGCTTTGGATGGACGGTGATCTCCTGGAGTGCATTGAGAAATATGCTTGGCTGAATGGCGGTAAGCTGAAGTTATCAGATGGCTCGGAGGTCGGGGAATACATCATTGGTGATGCAGGATATCCTCTTCGTCCATGGCTCCTCACACCTTACCAGTTAGAAAATGGTCTCCCACTCTCAGAGTCCAAAGTTGAATTCAACAGGAGACACTCTGCAGCTACATCCGTCGCGCCGAGGGCGTTGGCAAGGTTGAAAGACACGTGGAAGTGCCTACAGGGTGAAGGGTGGCAGCCCAATAATCAACGTGAGATGCACCGGACAATCCACACATGTTGCGTGTTGCATAACTTAGTGATAGACATGGAGGAGGATGAGGGTGCAAGCATGCCGAGCGGCCAGGAGGGGATTTACATCGAGAAAGTGTGGAAGGTAGCAGATGAGGATGCCGTCAGGGTGAGGGATGCTCTGGCCCAGCACTTGATCGGATCTGGAG TCCACACAATGGCTGCAGAGCAGGAACAAGGAGAAGTAGCAGCAGTTGCATCTGGTTCAGGAGATGGAAACAAGGAACAAGAAGGCAGATCGAGGAAAGGAGAAAGTGCATGA